The Camelina sativa cultivar DH55 chromosome 14, Cs, whole genome shotgun sequence genome includes a window with the following:
- the LOC104739733 gene encoding E3 ubiquitin-protein ligase MARCH1-like: MMQGEVQLQPPDSQKLSDSAPLLGDHTNSSSPSASVVVVAEETSDEIKTEEDLENDASSAPCCRICLEDDSELLGDELISPCMCKGTQQFVHRSCLDHWRSVKEGFAFSHCTTCKAQFHLRVEPFEDNNSWRRKAKFRLFVARDVLLVFVAVQTVIAVMAGLAYMMDKDGEFRNSFNDDWDRILSKHPIPFYYCIGVVSFFVLTGFLGIILHCSAINGNDPRMAGCQNCCYGWGVLDCFPASMEACFALVVVFVVIFAILGLAYGFLATTMAIQRIWQRHYHILTKRELTKEYIVEDLHGSYTPPKLDAEHEGRLKMLKLL, translated from the exons ATGATGCAAGGTGAAGTACAATTGCAGCCACCGGATTCGCAAAAGCTTAGTGATTCCGCTCCATTGTTGGGTGATCACACCaattcttcatctccttcgGCGTCTGTTGTGGTGGTAGCAGAAGAGACTAGCGATGAGATAAAAACTGAAGAAGATTTGGAGAACGATGCTTCGTCAGCTCCTTGCTGTCGTATTTGTTTGGAGGACGATAGCGAATTGTTAGGCGACGAATTGATATCACCGTGTATGTGCAAAGGCACTCAGCAGTTTGTGCATCGGTCATGTCTCGATCATTGGCGATCTGTTAAAGAAGGTTTTGCTTTCTCTCACTGTACCACCTGCAAAGCTCAGTTTCATCTCAGAGTCGAACCTTTTGAGGATAACAACTCTTGGCGTCGCAAAGCTAAATTCAGACTCTTTGTCGCTAGAGATGTGCTTTTGGTTTTCGTAGCTGTGCAGACT GTTATAGCTGTTATGGCTGGACTTGCATATATGATGGACAAAGATGGAGAATTTCGGAACTCTTTCAACGATGATTGGGATCGTATCTTGTCCAAACATCCCATCCCGTTTTATTACTGCATCG GGGTTGTATCCTTCTTTGTGCTGACTGGATTTCTTGGAATCATTCTACATTGCTCTGCCATCAACGGTAATGACCCGAGGATGGCTGGATGCCAGAACTGCTGTTACGGATGGGGTGTCTTGGATTGTTTCCCTGCTTCAATGGAAGCTTGTTTTGctcttgttgttgtctttgtcgTCATCTTCGCCATTCTTGGTTTAGCTTATGGTTTTCTTGCTACTACTATGGCTATCCAAAGGATATGGCAGAGACATTACCATATTCTCACCAAGCGAGAGCTCACAAAGGAGTACATTGTGGAGGATCTTCACGGAAGTTACACTCCCCCAAAGCTGGATGCAGAGCACGAAGGAAGACTTAAAATGCTGAAACTTCTGTGA
- the LOC104739734 gene encoding uncharacterized protein LOC104739734, producing MGTPRSPATDFFGISKTACKAYKSLVTKLHPLSSSHRKSESHSDADSAIHQRYLEEKFAEEDDLIAARRSLRLQSMDDSSFFKRRSSLLSNSSSRRSHTPQARPTYLSSSGSSNHRSAFSRSTSRRDEGSSHGGGRSHGLKSRPISNNASPMTSPFTSPRGKDQTLGDLFGSIQGVTSPPSSSPINGVKQSSPSSISKSASKRDKEDRGSASSATSTSLPFSKSKSTRQQERDAAGSVGKSISRRSTTPIVFSQSTPPKKPPAVEKKLECTLEELCHGGVKNIKIKRDIITDEGLIKQQEEMLRVNIKPGWKKGTKITFEGVGNEKPGYLPEDITFVVEEKRHPLFKRRGDDLEICVEISLLKALTGCKLSVPLLTGESMSITVGDVIFHGFEKAIKGQGMPNVKEEGKRGDLKITFLVNFPETLSEEQRSMAYEVLKDCSWA from the exons ATGGGGACTCCTCGGTCGCCGGCCACAGATTTCTTCGGCATTTCCAAGACAGCATGCAAAGCCTACAAGTCCCTCGTCACCAAATTGCaccctctctcctcttctcatCGCAAATCCGAATCCCACTCCGACGCCGATTCC GCAATCCACCAAAGATATCTAGAGGAGAAATTTGCGGAGGAGGATGATCTTATCGCTGCTAGGAGAAGTCTCCGGTTACAGAGCATGGACGATAGCTCCTTCTTCAAACGCCGATCTTCTCTCTTATCAAACTCAAGTAGCCGCCGTAGCCACACGCCGCAAGCTAGACCAACCTACCTCTCCTCCTCCGGTTCTTCCAACCACCGTTCTGCTTTCTCCCGAAGCACTAGCCGTAGAGACGAAG GTAGCAGCCACGGCGGAGGGAGAAGCCACGGTTTGAAATCACGTCCGATCTCGAACAACGCGAGTCCGATGACGTCGCCTTTTACAAGTCCGAGAGGGAAAGATCAAACCTTAGGTGATTTATTTGGTTCCATACAAGGAGTAACGTCTCCTCCAAGCTCTAGTCCGATCAACGGCGTGAAACAATCTTCTCCGTCGTCGATATCGAAGAGCGCTAgcaaaagagataaagaagatagaGGCTCTGCGAGTTCGGCGACGTCGACGTCTTTGCCGTTTTCTAAGAGCAAGAGCACGAGACAGCAAGAGAGGGACGCGGCTGGGTCAGTAGGGAAGAGTATAAGCCGGAGGAGCACAACGCCGATAGTGTTTTCACAGTCTACACCACCGAAAAAACCACCGGCTGTAGAGAAAAAGCTTGAATGTACGTTGGAAGAACTCTGCCATGGCGGAGTCAAGAACATCAAGATCAAAAGAGATATCATTACCGATGAagg GTTGATTAAGCAACAAGAAGAGATGTTAAGAGTGAACATCAAACCGGGATGGAAGAAAGGGACAAAGATCACATTTGAAGGAGTAGGGAACGAAAAACCGGGCTATCTCCCGGAAGATATAACATTCGTTGTCGAAGAGAAGAGACATCCTTTGTTCAAAAGACGCGGAGATGACTTAGAGATTTGTGTAGAGATTTCTCTTTTAAAGGCTTTAACTGGATGTAAACTCTCGGTGCCATTATTGACCGGCGAGTCAATGTCGATAACTGTAGGAGATGTGATCTTCCATGGATTTGAGAAGGCGATCAAAGGTCAAGGTATGCCAAATGTTAAAGAAGAAGGTAAGCGAGGGGATTTGAAAATAACGTTTCTAGTGAATTTCCCGGAAACGTTGAGTGAAGAACAACGGTCAATGGCCTATGAGGTTTTAAAAGATTGTTCTTGGGCATAA
- the LOC104739735 gene encoding probable receptor-like protein kinase At1g11050, with translation MAARINHSLSHHQKTSNSPKPISPISPMVNLRFLFLLLLSLLLLFSTCVVVAQSPSPSPTCPLDFSHVLTIPWNTTDCLSYDKSVNSKTSCCQAILTLIGIPLARRLKQTSNFRLPNLATSVSCINNLQTKLDALSLSSNLTSLCFDPGQFVITNDTCAGIQTTQDWVSRLGPKSALDSSCSSGLTDLSRCDACVAAGFKVQKQLIGLDGNSSHGLGCYHFAVLYAAGIVNEKGPEGDDALSCLFSLSLTSPLIPKKKKHTVAIVSGVTGSIFGALVIAGFVCLYFRFVKKGEAGWEVDQESRPRWRPNTGSIWFKIEELEKATNNFSQKNFIGRGGFGFVYKGVLPDGSVIAVKKVIESEFQGDAEFRNEVEIISNLKHRNLVPLRGCSMVDDDSQSQRCLVYDYMSNGNLDDHLFPKGETQKIIPFSWPQRKSIILDVAKGLAYLHYGVKPAIYHRDIKGTNILLDVDMRARVADFGLAKQSRDGESHLTTRVAGTHGYLAPEYALYGQLTEKSDVYSFGVVVLEIMCGRKALDMSTSGSPNTFLITDWAWSLVKAGKTEEALDQSLLRDEGSGMSNPKGIMERFLQVGILCAHVLVALRPTILDALKMLEGDIEVPPIPDRPVPLSHPSYRMDGNGFTISPTLSGIQIHSGDMLR, from the coding sequence ATGGCCGCCAGAATCAATCACTCACTTTCGCACCACCAAAAGACCTCAAATTCCCCAAAACCCATATCTCCGATTTCACCAATGGTGAACCTTCGTTTCctcttcttacttcttctttctcttctcctcctcttctcaaCCTGCGTTGTTGTTGCTCAATCTCCGTCTCCGTCACCAACTTGTCCTTTAGATTTCTCCCATGTCCTAACAATCCCATGGAACACAACTGACTGTCTAAGCTACGACAAATCAGTCAACAGCAAAACCAGTTGCTGTCAAGCTATCTTAACCCTAATCGGAATCCCTCTAGCTCGTCGTCTCAAACAAACATCCAACTTCCGTCTCCCTAATCTCGCTACTTCCGTCTCTTGTATCAACAACCTCCAGACGAAGCTCGAcgcgctctctctctcttcgaaTCTCACTTCCCTCTGCTTCGATCCGGGCCAATTCGTCATCACTAACGACACCTGTGCCGGAATCCAAACGACTCAAGATTGGGTCTCTCGTCTCGGTCCCAAGTCGGCGCTTGACTCCTCCTGTAGCAGTGGTCTAACAGATCTCTCCCGATGCGACGCTTGTGTGGCGGCTGGGTTTAAGGTTCAGAAGCAGCTCATCGGTCTTGATGGTAATAGCTCTCACGGTCTCGGTTGTTACCATTTCGCTGTTCTTTACGCTGCTGGTATCGTTAATGAGAAAGGACCTGAGGGTGATGATgctctctcttgtctcttctctttgagCTTGACATCTCCGTTGatcccaaagaagaagaaacacacgGTGGCTATTGTTTCAGGGGTAACCGGATCTATCTTCGGAGCTCTGGTTATTGccggttttgtttgtttgtatttccGGTTTGTTAAAAAGGGAGAAGCTGGTTGGGAGGTGGATCAAGAGTCTAGACCGAGATGGAGACCAAACACTGGCTCAATCTGGTTCAAAATCGAGGAACTTGAGAAGGCAACTAACAACTTCTCTCAGAAAAATTTCATCGGTCGAGGCGGGTTTGGTTTCGTTTACAAAGGTGTTTTACCGGATGGATCGGTTATCGCGGTTAAGAAGGTGATAGAATCTGAGTTTCAAGGGGATGCTGAGTTTCGTAACGAGGTTGAGATTATTAGCAATTTGAAACATAGGAACCTTGTTCCGCTTAGAGGTTGTAGTATGGTTGATGATGATAGTCAGAGTCAGAGATGTCTTGTTTATGACTACATGTCTAATGGAAACCTTGATGATCATTTGTTTCCTAAGGGAGAGACTCAGAAGATAATACCATTTAGCTGGCCTCAGAGGAAGAGCATCATTTTGGATGTAGCCAAAGGGTTGGCTTATTTGCATTACGGTGTGAAACCTGCGATTTACCACCGTGATATCAAAGGTACTAACATATTGTTAGATGTTGATATGAGAGCGAGGGTAGCTGATTTCGGTTTAGCGAAACAGAGTAGAGATGGTGAGTCTCATCTCACTACTAGAGTGGCGGGAACACATGGTTATTTGGCTCCCGAGTACGCGCTTTATGGTCAGTTAACAGAGAAAAGCGATGTGTATAGCTTTGGTGTTGTTGTGTTGGAGATAATGTGCGGAAGGAAAGCTCTTGATATGTCTACTTCCGGATCGCCGAACACGTTTCTGATCACGGATTGGGCTTGGTCTTTGGTTAAAGCTgggaaaacagaggaagctCTTGACCAGTCTTTGTTGAGAGACGAAGGCTCAGGGATGTCTAATCCGAAAGGGATAATGGAGAGATTCTTGCAAGTTGGGATTTTGTGTGCTCATGTATTGGTTGCTTTAAGGCCAACAATATTGGATGCATTGAAAATGCTTGAAGGAGACATCGAAGTTCCTCCAATTCCGGATCGACCAGTCCCGCTCTCGCATCCTTCATACCGAATGGATGGTAACGGTTTCACTATATCGCCTACGCTTAGCGGGATACAAATACATTCCGGAGATATGCTCCGATGA
- the LOC104739739 gene encoding uncharacterized protein LOC104739739 has translation MMERTYGRRKPGIPRTLSDSLNDTVSQTEYLSSSSSPDIEPIDYSLLPFSSQESSSLWHSSSRSSFRDDYPQNGGGGVRRAKRVRNGEAFGFTSTLLEAQEFGELMEHEDEVNFALDGLRKGQQLRIRRASLSSLLSICASQHQRRSLRAQGISQSIIDAILVLSLDDIPSNLAAATLFFVLTADGQDEHFMESPECIKFLIKLLKPVVVTSTQGKPRNIGFKLLSLLKDVDAARDPAKINDPSSSDILSRVQELLVNCKEMKMNDGCKTETTRPELSTKWVALLAMERACLSKISFDDTSGSVKKTGGNFKEKLRELGGLDAVLEVVMDCHAIMERWVENDALSVQEKKDNLHKQSLMLLLKCLKIMENATFLSTDNQNHLLEFKKCLGSHESKMSFTELTISVIKMLSGLHLRGGFPSPNRNNVNPHYSNGGNCDSILGADRKVANEVVTISSDTCSTVGSVSKSVSQRSHSIIHLDSSPTSMSGSQSSVSGNEPTTSKTRVGSTISGTFAGRLASLGSGIARSTLRTSQAGEPSCKNNGGFASPEDSEDPFAFDLEDSQPSKWAVVSVKQKHSRAQKKKGCYKQSKDDSFYQLFSSQDESSNHRLDSQEESSDRDCSTSLQPSSCTNDVDEECLCLLSDCLLTAVKVLMNLTNDNAVGCRQVGGCRGLESMAELIARHFPSFTISLLFSEMEMRGSSHQKKDAHLTDQELEFLVAILGLLVNLVEKDGVNRSRLASASVPITKPEGLQESEQQMIPLLCSIFLTNQGSAEAKEDTTTFTLDDEEAVLEGEKEAEKMIVEAYSALLLAFLSTESSSIRNSIKDYLPKRKLAILVPVLERFVAFHMTLKMIPPETHKAVMEVIKSCKLP, from the exons ATGATGGAGCGAACCTACGGCCGCCGTAAGCCGGGTATTCCGAGGACCTTATCCGACTCTCTTAACGACACCGTTTCGCAGACAGAGTAtctctcttcatcttcgtcGCCGGACATCGAACCTATAGattactctcttcttcctttctccAGTCAAGAGTCTTCCTCTCTTTGGCATTCTTCCTCGAGGTCAAGTTTCCGAGATGATTATCCACAGAACGGAGGAGGAGGCGTACGGAGGGCGAAGAGAGTGAGGAACGGTGAGGCTTTCGGTTTTACTTCTACTTTGCTCGAGGCTCAGGAGTTTGGTGAGCTGATGGAGCATGAGGATGAGGTTAACTTTGCGCTTGATGGGTTGAGGAAAGGACAACAGCTGAGGATCAGAAGAGCTAGCTTGTCTTCTTTGCTCTCGATTTGCGCATCTCAACACCAGCGTCGCTCCTTGAGAGCTCAGGG GATTTCCCAATCCATAATTGATGCGATATTGGTTCTTAGCCTTGATGACATACCAAGCAATCTTGCCGCAGCCACTCTTTTCTTTGTGCTAACTGCTGAT GGTCAAGACGAACACTTTATGGAGTCACCCGAGTGTATCAAGTTTCTGATAAAGTTGTTGAAACCTGTGGTTGTCACTAGCACCCAAGGGAAGCCACGCAATATAGGATTTAAGCTCTTGTCATTACTTAAAGATGTTGATGCAGCAAGGGATCCAGCGAAAATAAATGATCCAAGCTCCAGTGATATACTTTCAAGAGTTCAGGAACTTCTTGTTAATTGcaaagaaatgaaaatgaatgatGGCTGTAAAACTGAAACAACGAGGCCTGAGCTAAGTACGAAATGGGTAGCTTTGTTGGCCATGGAGAGGGCGTGCTTATCCAAAATTTCTTTTGATG ATACTTCTGGTTCTGTGAAAAAGACCGGAGGGAATTTCAAGGAGAAACTGCGAGAACTAGGAGGACTTGATGCAGTCCTTGAGGTGGTTATGGATTGTCACGCTATTATGGAG CGCTGGGTGGAGAATGACGCACTTTCCGTCCAGGAAAAGAAAGATAATCTGCATAAACAGAGTTTAATGTTGCTTCTGAAATGTCTGAAAATCATGGAAAATGCTACGTTCCTCAGCACAGACAACCAg AATCATTTGCTCGAATTTAAGAAATGTTTGGGCTCTCATGAATCCAAAATGTCTTTCACAGAGCTCACAATAAGTGTCATTAAGATGCTTTCAG GTCTTCACCTACGTGGAGGTTTTCCAAGTCCGAATAGGAACAACGTGAATCCTCACTATTCAAATGGTGGTAATTGTGATTCTATCTTGGGAGCAGATCGGAAAG TTGCCAATGAGGTTGTGACAATCAGTTCAGATACATGCTCGACTGTTGGCTCTGTCTCCAAGAGTGTATCCCAAAGAAGTCATTCCATAATCCATTTAGATTCCTCACCAACATCAATGTCGGGGTCTCAATCAAGTGTGTCTGGGAATGAGCCTACTACGTCAAAAACAAGAGTCGGTTCCACCATATCTGGTACATTTGCAGGGAGATTAGCGTCATTGGGTAGTGGCATTGCCAGAAGTACTTTAAGGACTAGTCAAGCTGGAGAACCAAGCTGTAAAAATAATGGAGGTTTTGCATCCCCTGAGGACAGCGAAGATCCTTTTGCGTTTGATTTGGAAGATTCTCAACCTTCCAAGTGGGCAGTAGTGTCCGTAAAGCAAAAGCACTCTAGAGCTCAAAAGAAGAAAGGATGCTACAAACAAAGTAAAGATGACAGTTTCTATCAGCTGTTCTCGAGCCAAGATGAATCATCAAACCATAGGTTGGATTCCCAAGAAGAATCAAGTGACAGAGACTGCAGTACATCGCTGCAACCATCTTCTTGTACAAATGACGTTGATGAAGAATGTCTATGTCTTTTATCTGATTGCCTTTTAACAGCCGTAAAG GTTTTGATGAACTTAACAAATGACAACGCTGTCGGTTGTCGGCAAGTTGGTGGGTGCAGAGGGCTCGAAAGCATGGCTGAATTAATTGCCAGACACTTCCCGTCTTTCACCATATCTCTGCTTTTCAGTGAGATGGAAATGAGGGGATCATCCCATCAGAAGAAAGACGCACATCTTACAGATCAGGAGTTAGAATTTCTTGTTGCCATCTTGGGATTGCTGGTAAATTTGGTTGAGAAAGACGGAGTGAACAG ATCACGGCTTGCTTCAGCTAGTGTTCCTATCACAAAACCGGAAGGGTTGCAAGAGAGTGAACAGCAAATGATTCCTTTACTATGTTCAATCTTTCTCACTAATCAAGGATCAGCAGAGGCCAAAGAAGACACAACTACATTCACCTTA gatgatgaagaagctgtTCTAGAAGGTGAAAAGGAAGCGGAAAAGATGATTGTGGAGGCGTACTCTGCTCTACTACTCGCCTTTCTTTCAACCGAAag TAGTAGTATACGCAACTCCATCAAGGACTATCTCCCGAAACGCAAACTCGCGATTCTTGTACCGGTCTTGGAAAGATTTGTG GCATTTCACATGACTCTGAAAATGATCCCTCCGGAGACGCATAAAGCAGTGATGGAAGTGATTAAATCCTGCAAATTACCGTGA
- the LOC104739738 gene encoding uncharacterized protein At4g04980-like: MSVKTCKVEPVKRQTSLIRSSKTEQQDVKPCLVSSSSPSTKSPRPPFVSQKTSRRVASSAEEIKNHAHREATKVSSSSCGSNKWTGTFILMVELRKKIITFRTIIDLPPLTGYLSIINMVMRTMNDIHRLCPQIVTSSQILDMRRAEVDKLLDNFYNALKSIGDSCMDDHEWIVKSKYRNSSIRKNMSDRLVEKVIAALDGLIMGMNERLENSNDEMKEKASPRSKTSSGARTESLVKQPTTPRKVLSPSSKVKDFAISVSNLPRNVTMQALVKLSPIDVKRLAIQHLCQQKEAQSKNGESDDERFKENKNETEKTEKMEQAKEAILEEKDSVKNQIDDKNCSKVSGKSKNFPTSLALPPSPPLPPPPMAAGKGLTVPSLPPPGTAPPLLPMAAGKGVAAPPLPPPGAAPPLLPMAAGKGVAVPSLPPPRNAALPSAPPLPMAAGEGPGAPPPPPPGARGVLEAKKPTSKLKRSTQLGTLFRFLKAKLEGKNPEVRSRVAPAVNKGETGSALASGKQGMADALVEITKKSPYFQKIEEDVRVYMNSIKELKTEITKFQNKDITELQKLHHRVESVLDKLEDETQVLARCEGFPHSKLEAIRMAVALYSKMQGIIKELKNWKMESPADQLLDKTEGYFAKIRKEIETLDRIKAEEEKKFKASNIHFDFNILVQIKELMVDISSGCMELALKEKREAKIASQTTAESRWAKPNTKNKTSKWAKTLWRAFQFAFRVYTFAGGHDDRADKLTKELGKEIEQILGNQ, from the exons ATGAGTGTGAAAACCTGTAAAGTTGAG CCTGTTAAAAGGCAAACATCACTAATTAGAAGTAGCAAGACCGAACAGCAGGATGTTAAACCttgtttggtttcttcatcATCGCCATCGACCAAGTCTCCTAGACCTCCGTTCGTGAGCCAAAAAACTTCAAGACGTGTTGCTTCGTCGGCGGAAGAAATCAAGAATCATGCTCATAGAGAAGCGACAAAGGTATCGAGTTCGAGCTGCGGATCAAACAAATGGACAGGCACtttcattctcatggtcgagcTTCGAAAAAAGATAATCACATTTAGAACAATCATTGATCTCCCTCCTCTTACCGGTTATCTCTCTATAATCAAT ATGGTGATGCGTACGATGAACGATATCCATAGGCTTTGTCCTCAGATCGTTACGAGCTCGCAAATCCTGGATATGAGACGTGCAGAGGTCGATAAG TTGCTTGACAATTTTTACAACGCTTTGAAATCAATTGGAGATTCATGCATGGACGACCACGAGTGGATCGTCAAATCCAAGTATAGGAACAGTAGCATTAGGAAGAATATGTCCGATCGACttg TGGAAAAGGTGATAGCTGCATTAGATGGACTGATTATGGGGATGAACGAGAGGCTAGAGAACAGCAATGACGAAATGAAGGAAAAGGCTAGTCCGCGGAGTAAAACATCTAGCGGCGCCAGAACAGAGTCATTGGTAAAGCAACCGACCACGCCAAGAAAGGTGTTGAGTCCATCTAGTAAAGTTAAAGACTTTGCAATCTCTGTGTCAAATCTTCCTAGAAATGTGACAATGCAAGCGCTTGTAAAGCTGAGTCCTATTGATGTAAAGCGTCTCGCTATCCAACATCTTTGCCAGCAGAAAGAAGCTCAGAGTAAGAATGGTGAGAGTGATGATGAGAGATTTAAAGAGAACAAGAATGAAACAGAGAAGACTGAGAAGATGGAGCAAGCCAAAGAAGCTATTCTTGAGGAAAAAGATAGTGTGAAGAATCAGATTGATGATAAAAATTGTTCAAAAGTTTCAGGAAAATCTAAAAATTTTCCGACATCTTTGGCTCTGCCTCCTTCTCCACCTTTACCACCACCTCCAATGGCTGCCGGAAAAGGTTTGACTGTTCCGTCTCTTCCACCTCCAGGGACCGCACCACCGCTACTTCCAATGGCAGCGGGAAAAGGAGTGGCTGCTCCACCTCTTCCACCTCCAGGGGCTGCACCACCGCTACTTCCAATGGCAGCGGGAAAAGGAGTGGCTGTTCCGTCTCTTCCACCTCCAAGGAATGCAGCACTACCGTCAGCACCGCCACTTCCAATGGCTGCCGGAGAAGGACCTGGtgctccaccaccacctccaccagGCGCAAGAGGAGTCTTGGAAGCCAAGAAACCAACTAGTAAACTGAAGAGATCAACCCAATTGGGGACTCTCTTTAGATTCCTTAAGGCGAAACTAGAAGGGAAGAATCCTGAAGTAAGATCTCGTGTCGCTCCAGCAGTAAATAAAGGCGAGACTGGAAGTGCTTTAGCCAGTGGAAAGCAAGGAATGGCTGATGCTCTTGTTGAGATAACAAAGAA GTCTCCTTATTTTCAGAAGATAGAAGAGGATGTTCGAGTATATATGAATTCAATCAAGGAGCTTAAGACAGAGATTACCAAGTTCCAGAATAAGGACATTACTGAGCTTCAGAAGTTACACCATCGTGTTGAATCGGTTCTTGACAAACTAGAAGATGAAACACAG GTTCTAGCAAGATGTGAAGGGTTTCCGCATAGTAAACTCGAAGCAATAAGAATGGCTGTTGCATTGTACTCGAAGATGCAGGGTATAATCAAAGAGCTAAAGAACTGGAAGATGGAGTCCCCGGCTGACCAACTTCTCGACAAGACTGAAGGTTACTTTGCAAAG ATCAGAAAAGAGATTGAAACTCTAGACCGAATCAAAgcagaagaggaaaagaagttcaaggccAGTAACATCCATTTCGACTTCAATATCCTTGTTCAGATTAAGGAATTAATGGTTGATATCTCTTCTGGCTGCATGGAACTGGCATTGAAG GAAAAGAGAGAGGCAAAGATTGCATCGCAAACTACTGCAGAATCACGATGGGCAAAGCCGAATACGAAGAATAAGACTTCAAAATGGGCTAAAACACTTTGGAGGGCATTTCAGTTTGCGTTCAGAGTATACACATTTGCTGGTGGGCACGACGATCGTGCTGATAAGCTTACAAAAGAGTTGGGTAAGGAGATCGAACAAATTCTTGGAAACCAATGA
- the LOC104739741 gene encoding serine carboxypeptidase-like 31, producing the protein MEYHTKNISSILTFLCLTALLMLAPVVFCTRKHRFDSPKRSLLANEQDLVTDLPGQPDVSFRHYAGYVPVDESNGRAMFYWFFEAMDLPKEKPLVLWLNGGPGCSSVGYGATQEIGPFLVDTNGNGLNFNPYAWNKEANMLFLESPVGVGFSYSNTSSDYQKLGDDFTARDAYTFLCNWFEKFPEHKESTFYIAGESYAGKYVPELAEVVYDNNNKKNGSSLINLKGILLGNPETSDAEDWRGWVDYAWSHAVISDETHRIITRTCNFSSDNTWSNDECNEAVAEVLKQYHEIDIYSIYTSVCIGDSARSSYFDSALFKTNSRISSKRMPPRLMGGYDPCLDDYARVFYNRADVQKSLHASDGVNLKNWSICNMEIFNNWTGSKPSVLPIYEKLIAGGLRIWVYSGDTDGRVPVLATRYSLSALELPIKTAWRPWYHEKQVSGWLQEYEGLTFATFRGAGHAVPCFKPSSSLAFFSAFLSGVPPPPSR; encoded by the exons ATGGAGTATCACACCAAGAACATATCTagtatattaacttttttgtgTCTTACGGCCCTTTTAATGTTAGCACCGGTGGTTTTCTGCACTAGAAAACACCGGTTTGATAGCCCTAAAAGGAGCTTGTTGGCCAACGAGCAAGACTTAGTGACAGATTTGCCTGGACAGCCTGATGTGAGTTTCAGACATTATGCCGGTTATGTCCCTGTCGATGAATCCAACGGACGAGCTATGTTTTACTGGTTCTTTGAGGCCATGGATCTCCCCAAAGAGAAACCTCTAGTCCTCTGGCTTAATGGAG gtccAGGTTGTTCTTCTGTGGGATATGGGGCAACACAAGAAATTGGTCCTTTTCTCGTGGACACCAACGGAAACGGACTTAACTTTAATCCATACGCATGGAATAAAg AGGCCAACATGCTGTTTTTAGAATCTCCCGTCGGTGTTGGCTTTTCGTATTCAAACACAAGTAGCGATTATCAAAAACTTGGAGATGACTTTACAG CAAGAGACGCATACACTTTTCTTTGCAACTGGTTCGAGAAATTCCCAGAACACAAAGAAAGTACCTTCTATATCGCGGGTGAAAGTTATGCAG GAAAGTACGTACCCGAGCTAGCAGAAGTTGTGTACGATAACAATAACAAGAAGAATGGTTCATCGCTTATCAATCTTAAGGGTATTTTG TTGGGGAATCCGGAGACATCAGATGCAGAAGATTGGAGAGGTTGGGTGGATTACGCATGGAGCCACGCAGTGATATCGGACGAGACGCATAGGATCATAACCAGGACATGCAATTTCAGCAGCGACAATACTTGGAGCAACGATGAGTGCAATGAGGCCGTAGCGGAAGTTCTCAAGCAGTACCACGAGATAGATATCTATAGCATCTATACCTCAGTTTGCATTGGAGATTCAGCACGATCTTCTTACTTTGATTCAGCGCTATTCAAAACGAATTCCCGCATTAGCTCTAAGAGG ATGCCACCGAGGCTCATGGGTGGATATGATCCGTGTTTAGATGATTACGCGAGAGTATTTTACAACAGAGCAGATGTTCAGAAGTCTCTTCATGCGAGTGATGGAGTTAATCTCAAGAACTGGAGCATTTGCAA CATGGAGATCTTTAATAATTGGACTGGTTCAAAACCATCGGTTTTGCCTATTTACGAGAAACTTATCGCCGGAGGATTAAGAATATGGGTTTACAG TGGTGACACTGACGGAAGAGTTCCTGTACTTGCCACTCGGTATAGTTTAAGCGCACTCGAATTACCCATCAAGACAGCTTGGAGGCCATGGTACCATGAGAAACAG GTAAGTGGGTGGCTTCAAGAATACGAAGGTCTAACGTTCGCTACGTTCAGAGGAGCTGGACATGCGGTGCCTTGCTTCAAACCAAGCAGCTCTCTCGCCTTTTTCTCGGCGTTTCTCAGCGGAGTTCCTCCTCCACCGTCGCGGTAG